The Malus domestica chromosome 08, GDT2T_hap1 genomic interval aataaggatcaacATGGCAAAATTACTCTCAATTTAATACACAAtatgccaaaatgatttgacaaaaattaaggttatttttatcattttatccttattttatggagattttccacggaatgaccaaaatgattgattatggacaaactcaaagaccaactctatcgatttcaaatctcagggaccaaagtgagaagttatgcaaatctcaataaccattttggctaaaaagtcttttggaaatgtttttaattgaaaattagtTAGGAGTTCAATAAAGGTGTGAGattaaaatcctaaatcaattattaatttttattttaaaaattatgtaactaacatgtaaatttattattgcattaatgttagggactttgatcaaaattgaaaattaataagGTTTCAGTTAATGAACATTAGTAACTAGAGACCAAATACtaattttttctaaaattaataataaataaataaataaaaatttgttaCTTTTGAAGCCAAATACTTTCATTCAGTGGAGGCTCATTGGCAAAGCTCTGGTATTGAGAGCATCTCAGTTAAGCTAAGAAAGCAAGAGTGACTGAATGAGATGATGAGGAAGAATATTAGTGTTTTCTTACTCCTCATATAAGGAAGAAGCATTTCTTTTGTACAGACAGACAAATTACAATTTGATAGgtatataaaattttatttctgtgttagtgagtgactttaatatacgTATCAGTTTCTGATGTACAGTTACGGTAAATGACTTCTTACATGTAAAGAAAATAGACATTTATTCTTTACAAACAAATAACAATTTGAcacttttttccttttgtgttACTGAAATGCTTTAGTACATGTGTCAACTTCTTATTTGTAGTTAGGGGTGGATGATTCTtcatttgaaaaaaagccaaacaATGTTCTTATTTGTTACGAAAAATGTTACTAATTTAGTAGCGGTTTTAACATTCTCAAGCACTCCCAATAACACTCGTAACAGGagggacaaaaataaataaaagtgtaGAATCGTTACCCTACAAATTAATGCACATAGCGAAAGGACACAAATATAGTTGAAAGATATTCATCTTTTGACTCCATTTTGATtgttccttttcctttttcctcaTTCAGTGCCTTATTATGCATAAATAGGTAAAGATCCATATTTTCATCGGCCTTGTTCATGATTGCTAGGGCTCCTTTTGTCACCTAAGTCAATTGATTTCCCTAGTTTTATTAAGCATGAAATCTATGGAATATTTGACCAAAATTATATAAAGCATGAAATTTAACAATCGCTAATTAACTAAAAAGTGTTTTACTGTGCCTAAGTAGCGTAATGGGTTCTTTCTACTATAAATTCTTCGGtaatgctacaatttactcatgtTATAATGTATTCTATTTACTAGCTTGAtacttcaaaacacaaacaTGTTTATTCGCATCATAAGGCATGAATTAGTAACGTCACAATGTTACAATCACACcgtgttttctttttctcccaCTCCAACAACCCTACAACTTCAGCATGGTAGTAGTGGTGGCAAAACTTAATAGTTTCAAGACCCACGCACCAAGAGGAATGGTATCAATAATTTacggagatttttcaatgtatcTGAAACATGGTGGTACACGATTTGTCTCTATACAAGTAGTGAGATTCTtatgttaaaaatttaataacataaaaaataaaatatcacatcacttatataataacatgtgaCGTATTACTTGTGTTAAGAGCAcaaggaaaaatttctccaatttATGATACAACTTTTCAGAGTTGCTTGGAGTCTAATCATATCTTAAAATTCGTGATTAATTATCATAATCCAAAAATCTTAAGAGCATCtactccaaaggagatgtcaaaattcTAGATGGCATGTCACTATGCATATTTGACATCAAAACTCTCTCCAACCGAAGTGTTATTTGCTGACTGGATTTGAAGCTGTGTTTTgaagtcaaatttgacatcaatgtcaaatttatttttatttcattttaatgaTTGGTCCCTTATTCCATTAACATTTCAaccaataaaaattttgttttgacatttttttaataattacaacTATTTAAAGctctatttaaataataaaataacatttgacaATTCTGTTGGAGAAGTACAAAATTTGACATAAGACTTCAGATTACCACCACATCAACCATCAATTGTGATTTGACTCTTgtaatttgacatttcctttggagaccccaaaaaaaaaagatttctcaatttctcaccacttacataaaaacacatggtgtaccactcgtgttcctgtcacattgaaaaatttctccaaaaaaaagaaaaaaaaaaaaacctttcagCTTTCCAACCTACAAAGATACCTTATACTAGAAGAACTCAAGACGCCGAAAGGAGTATTCTACAACGGctggaaaaataaatttttcaataatatagaaacaaaaaaatcattgaTCAAGTCCAGCCTGCTTCAAATTATGCACTGCTTAAAGCTTCTACATATAAAGCTCGAAGAATTTAACGAGCGATAGAAAGAGGGATCTCTATCAAGACGCCCAATGAAGTTCTCCCATTCAAGATCTGaagcaaagaaaaatatcattaatGAGCATTTTATGTAGCAAATGAAACATAGCAACTCGAAAAGGGACATTTCCGTCGAGAAAAGGTCAGTGTAGTCGATACCTGAACTACTAGTGTACTCTTTTTCCAGATTCTGTAGGACCTGGCGAACATATCCAGGGCTTTGATCCGAAAAAGATTTAAGAACAGAAAGCAACTCAATCCTGAATCGAATGAAATACATGGTCAAAACAACCTTATAATGCCGGAAAGGATTGTATGATCTATCATCTATTATCAGAATAATGGAAAATACACTTTACACATCATCCACACAACACGATATGGGCTTAGTCATTTTTTCCACCTATGCACGCGGAAACTCCAAGCTTCAGAGGTCTGAAGTCCAAGCACATCCTGTGTGTCCAGATTTTGCCAGGCAAAGTTTTCACATGCGTTATGAAATCTGACATGGGAAAAAACAAGCAACTCAAACTTCCCAGCATTTGCTACATAAAGATGCATGCTCTGGGCAATCTCATTCAGATCTGTAGCtgaagaaagaaaacaagggTGAAGAGCTTGAATACTATTTATGCTGTTTTGGAGAGATTATCCTCCATTTGATACACAGAACAAATGCAAATCATACAAAAGATAATTTTGCACGATGAAAACTCCATACCTATTACTTTGCTGAAGAAATTTGGTTTACTGACGGCATCCAACTGCTTGAAGCACCATTTTGATTCCCAACTCTACGGCCTAAGTTTGCATTTTCAGCCGGCCCCTCTGGTTTTTGAAAATGTCTTCTGAGAGTAAATACAGTAGGTGGCATAGGTGCATTGCTCACATTCTGCAACAATTACAACCCAGTACAGCATAACATGAAATACATGAGAACATCTTCCATGCAAACAGGAATAGATATGCGATGTGACTGAAGAAGCAGAGCAGATACAtgcaaaaacaaacattaatgGTTTAATTACAAGTTACATACGTGTTTCTCAACAGGATTATTAGCACCCGAATTCTGGGTTGTTGAGGATCTATATTGCATATGAACATCTGGATGCGCATGATTGCTTGGCCGCTCTCGTTCTGTGAGCTCAGCTGATCTAGAAACATCGCCTGAAACCCATAAATAAAACCTTAGACATGAGAAATACTTGATAAACCAACATTTTGTGTATAAACAGACTCCTCGAGTAATGTAAGTAACAAGGCTCTAGTATACCCAAAGCTTTCCCTCAAGTGAAAACTGGGGTACTGGACCTTTACCTTTAAGCCTCATTGGTACTGCTTGACCACTAGGAACTTCTCGACCGTGGACTACTACAGGTGGCTGCGGTTTCTGAGATGAATTTAGAAGAAACAAGGTTAAACATGTAAGCATGAATACATCAATACTTGAAGGAAAATTAGATACGCACACGGAACAGAACATGGTCCTGTGCATGCAATTCTAGCAGCAGTTAATAGaagaaagtttaaaaaaaaaaaaagaaaaaaaagtcttGAAAATACTAACAGATGATTGACCCTGAGTCCTTGTCTGCTGTGCCTGCTGATATTTTAGAATTGTCCAGTCAAATATATAGTCAAACTCGTATCCTGTGAGATATGGGAACAATTTATAAACATCAATAAACAAAGACCGCCAGTTCAAAAATAAACCTAGAGCAACACATTTAATAATTCTAAACAGGGAGGGACTGAAAAATCAGTTTTCCATGAAGCAAATGCTCATCTGTACAAAGCATCGGCATTCTAGATAATGCGGGTTGCATTTTCTACAACTATTTACATGTTGTAGGATATAGAATATGGTGTAATATCATACCTTCACGGCTAAACAAGTCACGAAACAAGCGCTTCAAGAATGCATAATCCGGGCGTTGATCAAATGTTAAAGAGTGGCAATAATGGAAGTACGAGGCAAACTCCACAGGATGTGACTTACATAGGGCCTGGAAAACAAATGTGACATCAGTTCATTTTACACTGAGAATACAAATTTCAAGAGAGACAAAAATGGGAAGAACAAATACAAATGCCTGATACAAAATTTTAGGAGACGTGATCAAACAGAAACAGCATTCAACAAGTCAGCCATTTTGGATTGAGTTTTAAGTATGATCCTCCTATTCACAAGATGCAAACGTATCATCTAATGGACAGTGGCACATACCTCAATGGGAGTTGATAACTTCTTCTCACAAATCTTATCATATTTTTGCTTCTTTGTTGCAGCTTTTAGACCCTGCCAAGGAAGGCTAAATGCAGAAATCAATTAGTCTGCCAGGCCAAAAAATAGTTGAGTACCCAGTTAACTGGTCAAAACATTGTGCAAAGAGTGCTTGTCATCAAAGTGACAGTTGCAATGTGTTTCACCAATGAAAGTAAATCAGCATAAGAATCCTAACTGGAGTGGTAAATAATTCAAGATATAAAATTCTCATTTAGAAAAGTGGTTCAACTTTATGGCGCACCTTCCTCTTAAGAAGTACAGAAGAACATATCCAAGTGACTCCAAATCATCCCGGCGACTCTGATCTAGAACAATGTACCCAACAAATGAGGAAAAAGATAGCCAAAGCATTTAGAACAGAATTAAATAAACAGTAACTGTCCTTACCTATTCCCAAATGGGTATTGCAACTAGCATAGCGTGCAGTTCCTGTTAAGCTTCTGTTCTCTCTGTATGAGTTTGACCAAGAAAAGATAAACAACACATACTGAAATGCGAAAATACTGTTGAACAGGAAGAGCTCATTCAAGACACAAAAGTCCTACTAGATTTAAGCATGGACAAAATTATGCAAATTTACCTGTACGGAATATGCCGGTGTGTATTTTGGTCCCGAAATCTTTTTGCAAGTCCAAAATCAATAACGTAAACCTAATTCATGTGTATTTAACAATGGTTAAACAACACAGAGATCATAAAGGCTTTATTGTTCCTGCAACTTAGTTGTTGAAGAGGAATGCATTAACATTACTTGATTTGCTTTCCTGCCAAGACCCATTAGGAAGTTGTCTGGTTTGATGTCTCTATGAAGAAACCCTTTAGAATGTACATATTCTATTCTGGTAATCTgcaattgaatgaacaaaggaatCATATTTACCACTACGCAAACAATTTAGCACTTAGTAATCTGATAATCCAGTAAAAAACCATAAAGTAAGTGTGGTCTTAAAAAGTGAGTCCCTTTTGATTGCAACTGACGAAATAATATGACAAAAATTTCTGTAAGCGATCCATAAGGCAAACAAAATCCCTTTATAGCAATAACTAACTATAAGCTTAACAAAGTACAAGCAATCAAAGAAAATATTCAAGATTACCATCTGATCTGCCAACATTAAGACTGTCTTCAGTGAAAACCTCCTCCCACAGTACACAAAGAGGTCTTCAAGACTCGGTCCCAGCAAGTCGATGACGAGAACATTATCGTCCTTATCAAATCCCGCCCATCTTATGCTTGCAATACCACCTGAAGGTTCATAAACTCAAGTCATTATatgtagtgaaaaaaaaaaaaagattcaagGTGATAGTTTTTGAGAACACGTTGTTCAAGGGAAACACTATTATTGAATCCTTACTTCCTCCCTGCAGAATTTTATAAAGCTTTGCCTCGTACAAAAGTTGCGGATGTTTTGTCTTGTTATTTTCCTGCCACAACAATTACAACCAATTACTCGAACATCATACTATTCGTCTACCTGAAATGAGAACAGGGAATACCAGAACAATACGGTTCCCCAATTGAAACCCACATCCATTCTAATCCCAACGTTCATTGCCACAATAGAACTTCTGACTCGAAAATGCACTCAAACcagaaaatgaaatttttcAAACTTTCGAGATCTATAACACGATCCTAAACACACACAACCTAATTCTGACACAAGATTCCACTATCAATCCAAAGAACCATAACTTGATCAGCTCAAACGCAGGATATTAATTCACAAAAAATGCAGGCTCAAATTTTTCCCGGAAATTATTCCCCCCGAAACAAACACTCAAACCATTCGatcaaattacaaaaaatgaaaaggatCCAATCGAAACTTACAATCTTGGCCGCCAAATTCTCGCCAGTCTCTATATGCGTTGCTgacaaaccaaaaaacaaaaaaaaaattacaaaaattaatcaGGActattgaaaataataaaaattagagagaaaaggggGGTAAAGATAGCTAAATGAATGATTCACAAACCAAGATACAATTCACCGAACGAGCCGCTCCCAATTTTGCGACCTAATTTGTACTTCTCTGCGACGACCCTCTCCATAAAAAGCCCTAATCTCTCTGGACCCGATTGACTTCGTCgacgaagagagagaaagctagggtttttagggCGAGGTTAAGATCGAATAGCAGAGACGACGATCCGGTCGAATGAGATTTGAGGATTTTTATGGAGAGAGGTCGAAGGAAGAAACGAGCAGGACTCGGATGGCGGCCACAGATCAGGGAGACGGGGATCtaaaaattaaaagtgaaaaagaGTTGGGCGAATAAGGAAATTATGGATCTTAAAATGAGGGGTGGAATTTGGAATTTATGGAAGTTTGGGGTGGTCATTGAATTCTAGAAAGTATTTGGGAAGCTTTCGCCGGCCCGAACAACTCTGTGAATTTATAAAAAAGCGCAGGCTACGATGGCGGTAAAATCATTTTCAAAGTCTTCGAAATTAAAAGatcaaaattaatgaaaatattttgagaattttgaattttaataataaggataaaataaagggtaaagtaaattgtattatgattgactttttactataaaaatgtggtttttcgttaaagtaaacagtaacatgagcttttcgttaaagttcctaatTAAAAATCGTTATGGAGATTTAACtctgaataaaaaaaaagtaatgttaaaaagattatatttgtagataaaattaaaaaatataaagaacataaaaattgatgatttatttattattaagttTTTgataaatctcattcatatcatttaatttacaaattttatctTCAAATTTAATCTTTTTAAAATTATCCATAAAAAATGGTAAATAGTAAAAGTCCCTTCTTTTGGTCAAAGAAACGAAAAGTAATTAAGttaccaaattttatttttgtttttgttggaaCTAAATatcaaactaattaattaataacaGAGGATGCAGACGATTCATCCTATGATTTAGGAGATTTTTATTCTTTAatgtttggaaagaaaaaataaaaaaaaggtgaaaatgGGGTAAATTTGATATAACTAAAAATGAGGTGACCTATTTCCATTCCAACTGATAAAGTGGAATTTTTCTAATAATGACTCACAAAATTGAACTTATTATATCAAGTTTACTCCAAAGAAAACAGTAATACCACATGATTTGAATCATTCAActgatattaaaaaataaaaagacaagtaaattgtagtaatagtccatcaattttaatcaaattggagcaatggtccctcaactaaaaatatattattgttggtccatcaactcatcaaaatgtgtaactatggtcattttcgtcattttgtcaaaacaagttatgttggaaggaccattgctacaattggggtccctcaattcatcaaaacgtgtagttatggtcatttttgtcaacttcgtcagaattttctcaaaatgtgttatgttgaaaggaccattgctacaattgagttaaagttgagggaacattactccaattgagttaaagtttagggacaatttctccagttagattaaagttaagggatcaatggtaatgaatttttagttgagagaccatagctatacgttttgatgagataaggGACCAATGTTAATGGATTTTTTGTTGAGAGACTATTGCTCCAattaagttaaagttaaggaaccattgctacaatttactctaaacaAACATAACATGAAACACGAAGAAGATGCAATATCACCAAATTCAGGGATTCCTTTTTCACGAAAGCCCCTCAGTTTTATTCAGATGGAGGGATTCCATTTTCATGAAAGCCCCTCAATTTTACTCAAATTCCTAAACAAGAGATGCAATAACACCATATGAAGGGATTCCATTTTTACGAAAGCCCCCTAGTTTTATTCAAATTCCCAAAGTGGCATAAAAAACAGTTCCAAGTGTGATCACTTTGAAGCTGATAAGTTGATATGTgatgacccgtccctaattttccatgtaatttCCTTCCCAAAAGTGTAAAATGACGATTATGCCACTGTTGGCCAAGTGGAACCTGACGTGGACGTTGTTATTTggcttttaattcatttttcctATTATCATAATTAAATAGTACTCGTTGTTACGAATGCGTGAGCGCAAGTTAGACCCGAATCGAATTTGTAACGAAGAAGTTACACTTAGTTAAAGTACGTTAATAACATGTAAAATTGTACACGTGTGTGTGAATTAATCAGTGTTAGTGAACAATGTTTTAGATAGGGGGAGCTAGATATTTtgtagttttaatttgtgtaaATTGGACCATTTCCCACTTTAAAAACCGGTCCCTTGCTGGTGACCTTATCTCACCAACCAATCAATTTTCTTTCCTTACTTTTCTCACCCAATCATAAACTTTATCTCTCTTGTCCAATCAgaaactctctccctctctcttcttctcctcttcttctccttctctctctcacatcgtgtctctctttcttctctctgcaACACAAACACCATCATCAAACATCATAGATCGAACTTCAAATCACCACCATCATACTCCTCTCATCTCCACGAGTCCATTCGTATGAGctgattaaaaaataaacgaGTTTTGAGCTTCAAACTCGGACTTCCGACTCGGGTGTAGGTTATTTGATGACTTTCATTTCGAGTTACAAGGTTTTGGAAGGTTTAAAATCAACTACACAACTCCCAAAGGCCTCTAGCCTAAGTTTAAAGTCAAGCCAACGTGTAGACACGCGGCTTTGGGACATTGGAATTAGGGCCGAGATCTTCGAGGCATTTTTGGTCCACTTTCGTCCACCTTTTGGACTTTCAAAGGGTACAAACTTGTTCTTCTCTTCCCAAGCTTCTTTTCCATATAAAGTACatcaaaaatggttgagaaataaggaagatatgaagttttaaagtttttacaaaaaaaaatccagCCAACTTTTCCAGATTTCAGCGAACCAGATGATTGCAATAGGCAACTATGACTCATATGTGATGCGCCTAGCGccaatcttcacgtgattgtagtactataacgtatattatgattacactcaATCTTGTTCATGTCAAAATTTCTCTGtatgaactcgtgtgttagcatagattgatgagcacttGATTTCCTTATGTCACGGTTGAGATATTATGATTTGTGTGTTTCTTGAATTATTTACCTTTGATTccatacttatacgtagtataattttctggaaactatacttgttttacggcgaggggttagtatgttcagaaaataaatgtgtttcataaacctttgtttttgcccactcacaccttctgttttttgcccctccacCTCAGCAATGTTTAGGGATGGATTTGCATTACCAGTTATACCATAATGCACCACTCCTTCTATGTCGAAGAGGCTTAACAACAGCTGACAGTGGCGGAGCCAAGATCTTACATCACAGGGGACCTTTCACAAATATgaaactttattttttaatgccTAAAATACGAGATAGATTGGttgtattttgatttatttatctCAACTCAGAAAAATATCATACCGCATCAACCATATAGTCACATAATCCAACTAATATTTAAGAGCAGATGGACTAGAAGTTCAaggcaacaaagaaaaatatcagCCAACATTCTTAGAGTAAGTGATAAATCCTGACAATTAGATTCAATTACCACGGTCAAAAACTTCGACCTAAATTAATCTCCTCCGCCCAAATATGATCGTGAAGTAATTAACAAGTTGAAGAAGCTATATCATTATAACTAGAATAAGAGAATCCCAAATCCATGAATTTCAAGATTGCAACTAAACTTACCAGAAATAAAAGGAGGTTATGCTATATCTTATACAtagaaaagggaaagaaaaaaaaaaggatagacCCATGACTACCCTTTAGTGGCTCTGCCACTGACAGCTGAGCAGTAATTCTAGCgttaatctgaaaaaaaaacaataaataaataaataaataacacatAAACACAACAAATGATAACACAAACGAGAAAAGACAATACATCGAGAAATTTAATGAGTGTGATGATCATACCATCACTTGGAGTTAGTAATTTACATGTTATAATATAATACCACCGTATTGTGATGTGATGTGATATGCAGTCTATTGAAATACTAGTTGCAAAAAACCAAACTGAATtagaaaatcaaagaaatatgataatatgtatgtgtatgtacCAGTGAGAGTCCTATCATAACTAATATGACGTTCTtgttagcaaggtctaaaatatcgatatcatcccgatattttcatcgaaatttccgtgttttcggactaccgatatttctgatatcatcgatattttagaccttgataggaactctatgtggtactaagtcactcatatatcttaccatgcaatgtataaagtgtaaaatattgtactaattcattatatataaatgattatggtgtgtttaaacttcttttgttgatgcacaatattggtgaggactttggtacaacagaaagtgttaaatttgtgaccttcgctagattgctccgatcactagtgtggataagtatgtaaatagatagagacagggaagcaaacacaagatgtacgtggttcacccatattagCTACGtttacggagtagaggagttctcattaattgtgaagggtttacacaagtacataggttcaagctctcctttagtgagtactagtgaatgatttagtacaaatgacattaggaaatattttgagagaatgatctctatttataaaagagaatttctagtttcattctgatattgacacgtgtcgtgttgtgattggcttctgatgttgacacgtgtcgtgctatgattggtttctgatgtcgacatgtgtcgtgctgtgattggcctcctggttggagggaaactcttctgggtccttgacggtataacgttgatcggtgcttagtagtttcgagattggtcaagtatggtacaaacatctttcattaattactacatattttctacactcacaatgtttgccagctcgctatataatcaacttaaatcagttaaatccatcatgcaatgcttttgcttccaatttttttgtgataaactaatagataattgactaaataaatatcctgcaaagtttcaataaaaatttccaagtttttcttaaatttccgtggtttttattcaatttttatcgatatcgataatatctcgatatttccatcgaaatttccgtgtttttggactaccgatatttcatcgatattttagaccttactTGTTAGCAATGCTTCCGAACCCAAATCTCCTTCCTTTGAAAACCACAAAGACAAAGTATATAAGAtagttatatacatatattagatatatatatatacacacacacacacacatatataaaagctctttatgcaaagggatctccatttttttcaaaaaatggggactAGGTGTGGGACCCATTTCATATTGAAACTCAACGATCCGAATTATCTAGTTTATAAGTCTGAATTCATaaatcatctttgcaaaaattcaattcaatccaaaatcatttgcctatttaattatcaagataaaatttcattatttcttatttaacaaagtattcgttaatttttttgaacttaattagatgtcttaaatatttccgatttggcttTTGCAAGGAGGATTTATGagatgcaacttgaaaaataaaaggtttggatcgttaaaattcgaTGTCGTGTGAATCCCACAACTAAtcctcatttttataaaaaaaaaatgggtatcCCTTTCCTTaaaggctctctctctctctctctctctctctctctatatatatatatatagacacacacacacacactacttATTTgcttcattttgtttttggaaaggTCTGAGTTACCATAAATATCTATGACAGAGTTATTTGAGGTGAAGTTTGGAGATTGAAGAAGAGGGTTCATTTCGGAAGGTTTTGGAATGACCAAGCTAAGGACCACTCTGGTTCGCCTCGTCGATCAACTTTTGTGTCTCTGCGGACAATGCAGCATCTGCGTGCAGTTGTCTGTTAAGCATGAAGAAGCTGATTAGCGTCAGAGCATAAACAACCTTCAAAGGCCAAACAAAAGCTACTACTACTGATGAAGCTCCCATCTTAGAGACacagagggggagagagagatgtggATTAAGAAAGAGAGAATTAGAGAATTTATAGATGAAAATGTCTTAACGTACACATACGTTAAGAAGTGTTGTAAGTGTGGTGGTTGGCCCACGTGAAGAATTTGAAACTTATAATTGAAATATTACTGTTCGAGTAATGTTACAATTAACACATTtttattcatattatatttgtaATATCTCTTTAATAGAAGTATGGTCAACCAGCACGCGAGAGTCTCATTTCTATTAGAGATGTAATGCAAATATGATAAAGAAAATGTGGTAAGAGCACTAGTATTTTTTATACTGTTCACATGAAGATTTTGAAGCCTGATAATTGAAGTCTTTACTGTTCACACAAGACTTTATAAATAaggttaagtttttttttttttttttttttttgtttgttgtcaAAGTAAATAAGGCTAGTTTGCTTTGTAAGTTGTCGGATGATAAACCTCTACATGAGGAGGTGAATTCGCATCATTGTACTATACAcaacaaaaatatcaaaacagaaagaaa includes:
- the LOC103441308 gene encoding casein kinase 1-like protein 3, producing the protein MERVVAEKYKLGRKIGSGSFGELYLATHIETGENLAAKIENNKTKHPQLLYEAKLYKILQGGSGIASIRWAGFDKDDNVLVIDLLGPSLEDLFVYCGRRFSLKTVLMLADQMITRIEYVHSKGFLHRDIKPDNFLMGLGRKANQVYVIDFGLAKRFRDQNTHRHIPYRENRSLTGTARYASCNTHLGIDQSRRDDLESLGYVLLYFLRGSLPWQGLKAATKKQKYDKICEKKLSTPIEALCKSHPVEFASYFHYCHSLTFDQRPDYAFLKRLFRDLFSREGYEFDYIFDWTILKYQQAQQTRTQGQSSKPQPPVVVHGREVPSGQAVPMRLKGDVSRSAELTERERPSNHAHPDVHMQYRSSTTQNSGANNPVEKHNVSNAPMPPTVFTLRRHFQKPEGPAENANLGRRVGNQNGASSSWMPSVNQISSAK